A single region of the Triticum dicoccoides isolate Atlit2015 ecotype Zavitan chromosome 2B, WEW_v2.0, whole genome shotgun sequence genome encodes:
- the LOC119368568 gene encoding heat shock 70 kDa protein 18-like — MGCDGPAIGVDLGTTYSCVAVWRPSHNRVEVVPNDQGNLTTPSCVAFTDAWRLVGDAALNQAARNPVNTVFGYIPSYGIDPFVVITHSDGGQGAFGYWVYPLGDGCSGYLQPVWMAVM; from the exons ATGGGCTGCGACGGGCCGGCGATCGGCGTCGACCTCGGCACGACCTACTCGTGCGTGGCCGTGTGGCGGCCGTCCCACAACCGCGTCGAGGTTGTCCCTAACGACCAGGGGAacctcaccacgccgtcgtgcgtcGCCTTCACCGACGCCTGGCGGCTCGTCGGCGACGCGGCTCTCAACCAAGCCGCAAGGAACCCCGTCAACACCGTATTCg gttatattccgAGCTACGGCATTGATCCGTTCGTGGTcattactcactccgatggaggccagggagcatttggttactgggtctatccgttgggagatggttgctcgggatatcttcaaccggtttggatggccgtcatgtaa